GTACCCGTCGAACCATCGTCGGACGAAGACGACGAACGGGAGATTTATCGAATCGCGAGGTCGATCTATCCCTATCCGCTTGAGGGGTGGAACGTGAACGCTTGCGACCATTTCGGCACGCATGACGACCAGCGGTGGGCCTGGCGTATCGACGCGGCTGCGGACACGGCTGAGTTCTACTTAGCTTGTGATGCGGACGAAGCAGAGCCGTTGATGCAGCCCATTTTTCAGCGGGGCACGCCAACGAAACCGTACGATTCGTCGTCGATGCCGTCGCAAGCGAAGGCGTTTTATCTGCTGCGCGGCGTGGAGAGCGCGGAGTAATGCCGCAGAGGGCGGGGGGTGCGTTCCCACGCGGAGCGTGGGAACGAGGAATCGGCGTCGGAGACGCCTCCCACAAGCGAACGGAAACGCCGACCTACTTGATCTCAAGCTTCTCGGCCGCTTCGGCCTCGGGCGAATGCTTCTTCACCATCAGGTGCTCTTTCATCAGCTCCTTCAGCACGCCTTGGACGGCCTCGGCCGGCAGGGCGTACGATTCGGTCCGTCCCGCGCGGGCGATGTTGAAGCCGACCACATGACCGTCGAGGTCGACGACCGGCCCGCCGCAGTCGGCGGGACGCAGCACCGTATCGTGCTGGAACGCAAGCGGGAAGCCGAAGCGGCGAACGCTCAGCTTGCCGCCGAGGTTGTTTTGGAACTCGCTGCGGCCCATCGGCAGGCCGGGGAAATCGCCGGTGAGCGTCGCGTGAAGCTTCACTTCCTCGCCGGAGCGATCGATCACCAGTTCCACTTCATCGCCTGGGTTGAACGACGCGATCACTTCCTTGAGCTTCTCGCGGCTGGCGACCTTCTTGCCGTTCACCTCGACGATGAGATCTTCGGGCTCGACGCCGGCTTCTTCAGCGGCGGTGTCGGGGAAGACTTGCACGATGCGGGCTTCGACTTCGTCGATCTGCACGCCGAGCACGCCAGCTTGCGACGGAATCACGCGCGGCGGCACGCTCACGACGCCGACGGCGACGGGATCTTTCGAGTGGCCCGTGCTCGCGAGCCAGGAGCCAACCTTCGGCGAACCATTGGCCGCGTTCAAATCGAGCGACGGCAGATTGGTCGCATCGACCTTGAGCAGCGCCAAGTCATGCTGGCCGCTTTCGGCAACCGTCGTGGCGGGCAGCTTCCGGCCGTCGGCCAGCTCAACGGTCAGCTTGCCGCACAGCGGCGTCGCTTTGGTGACGATCCAGCCGTCGGGGCTAATGATGCCGCCGAGGGCGCTTTGCTTGCCGTCGCATTGAATCGAAACGGTCGCAGCGACGACGTCCTTCACGACGTCGCGGAATGCCGAGCGAACTTGCGGGCCGTCGGTCAGGCGCCAGCGCGGCACGAACAAGCGCTCCATGCCGAAGGAGCCTTCGGAGTACTCCGCTTCCGCATCGCGACGCTCGCGTTTGGGCGCCGGCTCGTCGGCTTGGGCTGGCGCGTTCGGCGCGAGCGTCGACCAACCAGCGGCGAGCAGCAGGGCAATCCGTCCGCTCCATCGCATGCGATTCAGCAACGTCTTCATCTGTTCCTCTGCTCCGTTACCGCCGCCCCCTGAGCCCCTGATCTATCATAACCAGCAGGCGACCGCAAAGTTTTTCTTACAAACCGGCAACAATCCGCCGCCCGGCGTTACTCGTCGCCGCCCAGCCGGACGGAAATCTCCAGCGTCTTTCCTGCGCGGTCGATCTCCAGCTTCAAGCGATCGCCAGGGTTCTTGTGGAAGACGATCCGCTGCAGTTCGTCGAAGGTATTGATCGGCCGGCCGTCGACCGCCGTGATGACGTCGCCGACCTTGACCCCCGCGCCTTCCGCCGGCAGTCCGGGGAAGATGGCGGTGATCACGCACGTGCCCGCTTCGGCACTGCCGCGGACGCCGAGCAGCGGCCGAGCATTGGGATCGTCGTCGTAGTGCCCGCCCCAGACGTCGCCCTTCGCAAGGCGGTCCCAGTCTTTGTTGAAGCAGGTGACTGGGACGTGGAAGTTGTGGGTGACCATCGGCCCGATGCTGCTGTGGATGCCGACGACTTCGCCCTTCATGTCGAACAGCGGGCCGCCCGAGTCGCCGCCAACGAGCTCGCAGTCGGTGCAGAGGAGCCCTTCGTCGCGGAACAGCACCCGTCCGAAGCGGACCGGCGGAGCACGGTCTTTGACAATGCCGCCCGGCTGGCCGATCGTGACGACCCATTGGCCGGGATCGAGCGCAGGCCCCGTGCTGACGGGAATGAACGGCAAGTCATCCGGCGGCTCGTCGATCTGCATCATGCCGGCGTCGACTTCATGGTTGGCTCCAAGCGACGTGCCGCGGAGGCGGCGACCATCGGGAAGTTGGACCCAACCGCGCCGGCCGGCGCGGCCGACCACGTGAGCGGCTGTGAGGACCAGCCCTTCCTTATTGACGATCACCCCGCTCCCAGCGGCGCCGCGGATTTCAACCGCGACGGTCGCGGGCATCACGCGGTCGATCACCTTCAAGAGTTGATCTTGGATTAGCTTCAGTTCGGCGGCGTTTGTCGGAGCACGGGCGGCCAGCACCTTCGCGGTGTCAGCCGTCGGTTCCAGCGAGACGGGCGACGCGGTTTGGGCTGCTAGCGGTTGGACAACGACGGCGCTCAGGACGAGCGACAGCAACGAACGGACGAAGGGAAATCGTTTCATAGAAGTCCGGCGTGCAACGGCGAGAGGCGTGCAGGGGCGGGGTTGTGGTAATTGTCGCAATGGTCCCATCGGGGGGCAATGTCGGGCCTGGGTAAGCCGTGCGGGCGACGTTTTGAGCCCTCCGCTTTGATGCTTAACACCGCCCGACAGCCGAAGGCTCGCCAGCCTCCCGGCCGGCAAAACGCCGCCGACGAACGCCTCTACTACGCACGCTGGCGTCGATTGGTCTGAAGTTCCGCAGAAATCTCGTCGAACACCTGTACATGCGCGCTTGATTCATGCACTAACGTATACTACCATCAGGAGATACGTCCGCTGGCACGGAACCGGCGGCGATTCCCTCCCTTCCTCCCATCGGCTGGAACTGCCATGTCACTCGACCAACTCACCACTCGGCAGCGGGAAGTCTACGACTTCATCAAGGAGAAAATTCGCGGCCGCGGCTACGGTCCGACCGTGCGGGAGATCGGCGAGTATTTTGAGATCAGCTCGCCGAACGGCGTCATGTGCCACCTGAAGGCGCTCGAGAAGAAGGGGATCATCACCCGCGAGCCGAACATGTCGCGGGCGATCCAAATGACCGACGCCGGGCGTGACGATGGCTTTCCGCTGGTCGGCCAGGTGGCGGCCGGCAATCTGACCGAAGCGATCGAGCAAGCCGAGCGGCTGAACCTCGACGAATTCTTCCCCGCGAAGAAGAACAGCTTCGCGCTGCGGGTGAAGGGGGAGTCGATGATCGAAGCGCAAATCGCCGACGGCGACATCGTCATCTGCCGCAAGACGAAGACCGCCCACAAGGGCGACATCGTCGTCGCGCTCACCGAAGAAGGCGAAGCGACGCTGAAGTATTGGTACCCCGAAGCGAACCGCATTCGCCTGCAGCCGGCGAATTCTTCGATGAAGCCGATTTACGTCCGCGACGTGCAGGTGCTGGGGGTGGTGACGGGGGTGATTCGCAAGGTGGGGTGAGGGCACTAGGCGCCCTCCCGCTAAGCGAATGGATTCACCAGAGCGACGCCTGCGTACTTGTAGTCAGCTAAATTGCGCGTCGCAACAGTCAGCTTATGCTGCCGCGCCGTCGCGGCAATGAGGCTGTCTTTGACTGGCATCGCGCGCCCTTTGCGCTTGAGTTCCGCCAGCAGGATCGCCCATTCAGAGCCTGTTGCAGCGTCCATTTCTAGAACCTGTAAGGCGCGCACCGCGTCGCAGAACCACTCCTGCAGATTCTTGCGCCGCTTGCCCGACGGCAGCGCTAAGATGCCGAACTCGATCTCGCCTAAGATGATTGGGTTGACGGCGCAGGCGAGTTCATTGCTGACGAGCCATGACATCACCTTCCGATCGGGCTCTTGGCGCGTGGCCTCGCTCACCACATTGGCGTCGACGAGGTATCTCACAGCGTGTCCGTACTTTCAGACGGAATCGGCTGGAACCAATCCTTTTCAGGACAACATTGCAGCCAGTCGACCATGCTGATCGTCGGCGTCGAGACCTTCTTCAGGAGGTACTCCCCCGACTGAAGACGCTCGATCTCAAATTGCTGCCCTGGAGTAATACGGTCAAGCTCGCGGAGCTCCGCCGGCAGCACAATTTGGCCTTTGCTAGATAACGTTGTCTTCATAAAGGTAAGATAGCATCTTACTGGTCAAAATCAAGGGATAATCCTCTACCAGTGGGTCGCGCTCGCCTCAGTACGCAGCGATTTAGGCTAAAACGAATCCCCTGCCGCCAACTCCTGTTTTTTGTTGACGTTGCCATCGTCTCCCTGCAAGATAGCGTCGATGCCGGCACTGGCCGTCGTCGCTCCACACGATTCGCCGCTTGAAGGGATTGCTCATGACGAGAAGCGCCGTTCCCGCCTGCTTGGCAGCCCTTATCTTGTTTCTATGCGCTCCCGCGACCTACGGCGTGCCTTACGCCTCGCGTGTCTCCATCAACACGGCGCCTAGCTTGGCGCAATTCGCGAGCGTCGTCCCTCCCACGGCGCCAGAAGTTTCGTTCGTTCTCAACGAACCTGCCGAGCAAGTTGGCTACAGCGTCAACGGCGGACCACTGCAATGGCTCGACGGTTCGACGAAGGGGACGAAAACGTTTCCGTTGTCTTCGCCGCTCGACAAGTTCTCCATCCTTGTGAAGAACATGGAGGCGGAAGGTTACACGATTCCCACCGGCGGTACGGCACTGTCCGCTGCGAACGGGCTTTCGCAATCGGTTCCGGCGTCTGGTCTGCGATTGGTGAGCGACGATACCAATCCGCTCAACAGCTTCAATGCGGCGAGAGGCGTCGGCGTCAATCTCAACCCGAACTCGCCCAACTTCGGCATTGCCTACATCGGCAACGCATCATTAGGGCCCACGGCTGACTCCGCGCGCTATCTAAGTCGCGGCGTTTACGCAGTGGCCGCAGACGGCTCCGACGCCTTCGGATACGGGGATTTCTTTCCGGACTCAGGATTCTCCTTTCCCGGAGGAGGCTCCATCGCTTGGCGGCTCGCCGTCGGAACCGACGATGAGGTCTACGTCGCTGACGGGGCGCTCCTCTCCCACGGCCTCGTCCGGCTTGAGGGGCAGTTGTGGATGAGTTATCCGGTGTTGGCCCCTGGCTTCGGTCCGCCGCCGCTCCCGCCGGAAGCCAATCACGGTCGGATCACCGGTTTCGTCGTCTCGGGATCGCCCTACGACGGAACGCTGGTGGTCCACACAGTCGATCGCGATTTCAGCAGCAGCCAGATTGGCGGAACAGACACAAGCGACCTCAACAGCGTGTGGCGTTACGACCTTGGCTTCGACGCTCAATTCTCCGCGCAGATGCCAACGAAGGTGAATACTGAGAATGTTTTGCCGCCGATTGGCACGCCCGACCTTGCTCGCGGGGCCGACGGAAAATTCTATCTCTCGAATTCCTTGCTATCTGGCAGTTCTGCAGGCATCGTCGTCCTCAATCCGCAGGGAGAGCCGATCTACGATTCGCTTACGGCGAGCCGCGCGATGCTCAACGATCCAAACATTGCCGACGTAATGCGCAATGTCATGGGGATCGCGATTTCGCCTGATCAAATGTGGCTCGCCGCCATGTTGCGAAGCGGCGACGTCGCCGTCCTTCCGGTCGTTGACGGCATTCCCGATCTTTCCGGCGTGATGGTCGTCAACACGGCGTTGGGACCGCTGCCAGGCAGGGGCGTGGCGTTCGACGCAGCCGGCAACCTGCACTGCATTGTCGCCGGCACGGGAGTGAGCTACCGTGTGATCTCCCCAGGTGGAACCACATTCGCCACGACCAGTTGGGACGGCACGTCGATGGGATTCAAAATCGCCAGCGTGCCTGAACCGGCGTCGTTGGCGCTGGCTGGCGTGGGCGTTGTCGCCGCGGGAGCGATGCGTCGGCGCCGCTTACTGGCGACTTGAGCCGGCGGGCGGATTGCGCTTCGTGAATACGAAAGCGGCCGCGTGGTTCAACACGCGGCCGCTCTTTAAGCTGGAGGGATGCGCCGGGGGCGAGACGCCTCGGCTCGCTGTGTTGACGATACACTAGGCGGCTTTCTCGGGCGCGCCAGTTG
This sequence is a window from Lacipirellula parvula. Protein-coding genes within it:
- a CDS encoding PIN domain-containing protein, yielding MRYLVDANVVSEATRQEPDRKVMSWLVSNELACAVNPIILGEIEFGILALPSGKRRKNLQEWFCDAVRALQVLEMDAATGSEWAILLAELKRKGRAMPVKDSLIAATARQHKLTVATRNLADYKYAGVALVNPFA
- a CDS encoding S1C family serine protease, with the translated sequence MKTLLNRMRWSGRIALLLAAGWSTLAPNAPAQADEPAPKRERRDAEAEYSEGSFGMERLFVPRWRLTDGPQVRSAFRDVVKDVVAATVSIQCDGKQSALGGIISPDGWIVTKATPLCGKLTVELADGRKLPATTVAESGQHDLALLKVDATNLPSLDLNAANGSPKVGSWLASTGHSKDPVAVGVVSVPPRVIPSQAGVLGVQIDEVEARIVQVFPDTAAEEAGVEPEDLIVEVNGKKVASREKLKEVIASFNPGDEVELVIDRSGEEVKLHATLTGDFPGLPMGRSEFQNNLGGKLSVRRFGFPLAFQHDTVLRPADCGGPVVDLDGHVVGFNIARAGRTESYALPAEAVQGVLKELMKEHLMVKKHSPEAEAAEKLEIK
- the lexA gene encoding transcriptional repressor LexA translates to MSLDQLTTRQREVYDFIKEKIRGRGYGPTVREIGEYFEISSPNGVMCHLKALEKKGIITREPNMSRAIQMTDAGRDDGFPLVGQVAAGNLTEAIEQAERLNLDEFFPAKKNSFALRVKGESMIEAQIADGDIVICRKTKTAHKGDIVVALTEEGEATLKYWYPEANRIRLQPANSSMKPIYVRDVQVLGVVTGVIRKVG
- a CDS encoding AbrB/MazE/SpoVT family DNA-binding domain-containing protein; this translates as MKTTLSSKGQIVLPAELRELDRITPGQQFEIERLQSGEYLLKKVSTPTISMVDWLQCCPEKDWFQPIPSESTDTL
- a CDS encoding S1C family serine protease, producing MKRFPFVRSLLSLVLSAVVVQPLAAQTASPVSLEPTADTAKVLAARAPTNAAELKLIQDQLLKVIDRVMPATVAVEIRGAAGSGVIVNKEGLVLTAAHVVGRAGRRGWVQLPDGRRLRGTSLGANHEVDAGMMQIDEPPDDLPFIPVSTGPALDPGQWVVTIGQPGGIVKDRAPPVRFGRVLFRDEGLLCTDCELVGGDSGGPLFDMKGEVVGIHSSIGPMVTHNFHVPVTCFNKDWDRLAKGDVWGGHYDDDPNARPLLGVRGSAEAGTCVITAIFPGLPAEGAGVKVGDVITAVDGRPINTFDELQRIVFHKNPGDRLKLEIDRAGKTLEISVRLGGDE
- a CDS encoding PEP-CTERM sorting domain-containing protein, which gives rise to MTRSAVPACLAALILFLCAPATYGVPYASRVSINTAPSLAQFASVVPPTAPEVSFVLNEPAEQVGYSVNGGPLQWLDGSTKGTKTFPLSSPLDKFSILVKNMEAEGYTIPTGGTALSAANGLSQSVPASGLRLVSDDTNPLNSFNAARGVGVNLNPNSPNFGIAYIGNASLGPTADSARYLSRGVYAVAADGSDAFGYGDFFPDSGFSFPGGGSIAWRLAVGTDDEVYVADGALLSHGLVRLEGQLWMSYPVLAPGFGPPPLPPEANHGRITGFVVSGSPYDGTLVVHTVDRDFSSSQIGGTDTSDLNSVWRYDLGFDAQFSAQMPTKVNTENVLPPIGTPDLARGADGKFYLSNSLLSGSSAGIVVLNPQGEPIYDSLTASRAMLNDPNIADVMRNVMGIAISPDQMWLAAMLRSGDVAVLPVVDGIPDLSGVMVVNTALGPLPGRGVAFDAAGNLHCIVAGTGVSYRVISPGGTTFATTSWDGTSMGFKIASVPEPASLALAGVGVVAAGAMRRRRLLAT